Proteins co-encoded in one Oreochromis aureus strain Israel breed Guangdong linkage group 3, ZZ_aureus, whole genome shotgun sequence genomic window:
- the LOC116321510 gene encoding scavenger receptor cysteine-rich type 1 protein M130-like: protein MSACFLLSSHHFPMFDYRCLLPPRCYCSKTKSSSALLDVTHHITILKSRFGVQPEGEHISIEPGDVRLVGGASRCAGILELKHLGEWRPVSGSFYVVTAKVAAVFCEHLDCGSVVNVEKQYESTERSVWRINIDYANPGSALRNCTNSAESSDILNATCSDSVRLLNGSNLCSGRLQVKSNQKWSSVCEADFDLQDAEVVCRELGCGPPSVLQRALYGEVETPVWSKEFQCEGHESALLDCRSSGSARSSCSPGKAVGLTCSEPLGLVGGASRCAGTLEFKHLGEWRPVSGFSSKWTLKSAAFVCEHLDCGSAAYTGNTNRLPYQAKGMWPMEPDCLQSGSALRECLTSHVGLPYGVHIVMTEYSSHVYLTCSDSVRLLNGSSLCSGRLQVKSNQKWSSVCEADFDLQDAEVVCRELACGPPLVLQGGLYGEVEAPVWSKEFQCGGHESALLDCRSSGSARSSCSPGKAVGLTCSEPVRLVRGASRCSGQRDDSLWGDRMSINPDCVHSGPALKDCATLGYSSYNLDLKCSDSVRLLNGSSLCSGRLQVKSNQKWSSVCEADFDLQDAEVVCRELACGPPLVLQGGLYGEVEAPVWSKEFQCGGHESALLDCRSSGSARSSCSPGKAVGLTCSESHVRLVGGASQCTGTLEVKHLEEWRPVHGSDWTLKEAAAVCEHLDCGSAVYVGEREEFSYRSVWEIKPDCVNFRSGQIECATSTLLSSILDLTCSDSVRLLNGSSLCSGRLQVKSNQKWSSVCEADFDLQDAEVVCRELACGPPLVLQGGLYGEVEAPVWSKEFQCGGHESALLDCRSSGSARSSCSPGKAVGLTCSARVDVRLEGGASRCAGTLEVKVREWRPLADYDYFGEDGYLTCKHLNCGSPASIVIRQKFSYSSVWKIKRHCIESGSTLRECVKSRISGRSSPRSRRSQIIPRPHVLDFVYILDVTCSEVLVQPNISVSSSMDVVSEAQQHWLQLFRGSSFNISCSIQPQYPGGFFQLTFTSSNTSYNYTQPAVNHSSHFLFPAAEPAHQGRYSCLYHVHALSHSLYSESHRLSVSVSDPPDPTGFIIRAVVLPLILLLENLVLYFYCKASRGIKLGRRENIELVDRNLGGGAAEGGPAEEEGVQGAEEDL, encoded by the exons ATGTCTGCCTGTTTCCTCCTGTCGTCGCACCATTTTCCGATGTTCGATTACAGATGCCTGTTGCCACCGAGGTGTTACTGCTCCAAAACCAAATCCTCCTCTGCCCTGTTGGATGTGACCCACCACATTACGATACTGAAGAGCAGATTTG GAGTCCAGCCTGAAGGAGAACACATTTCAATAG AACCTGGTGATGTCAGGTTGGTGGGAGGAGCCAGTCGCTGTGCAGGTATACTGGAGCTGAAACATCTGGGAGAATGGAGACCAGTCAGTGGCTCATTCTATGTTGTGACCGCGAAAGTAGCAGCTGTCTTCTGTGAACATCTGGACTGTGGCTCTGTTGTTAATGTAGAAAAACAATATGAGTCCACAGAGAGATCTGTGTGGAGGATCAACATTGACTATGCTAATCCTGGATCTGCTCTGAGGAATTGTACAAATTCAGCTGAATCTTCCGACATTCTGAATGCCACCTGCTCAG ACTCTGTCAGGCTGCTGAATGGTTCCAATCTGTGTTCAGGCAGACTGCAGGTGAAGTCTAACCAGAAAtggtcctcagtgtgtgaagctgACTTTGACCTGCAGGATGCAGAGGTGGTCTGTAGGGAGCTTGGCTGTGGGCCTCCTTCAGTCCTCCAGAGGGCGCTCTATGGAGAAGTGGAGACTCCAGTATGGAgcaaagagttccagtgtgAAGGCCATGAGTCTGCTCTCCTGGACTGTAGAAGCTCAGGCTCAGCTAGAAGCAGCTGCTCACCTGGCAAAGCTGTTGGACTCACCTGCTCAG AACCTCTCGGGCTGGTGGGAGGAGCCAGTCgctgtgcaggtacactggagTTCAAACATCTGGGAGAGTGGAGACCAGTATCTGGGTTTTCCTCTAAGTGGACTCTGAAGTCAGCAGCTTTTGTTTGTGAACATCTGGACTGTGGGTCTGCTGCTTATACAGGAAATACAAACAGGTTACCATACCAGGCCAAAGGTATGTGGCCGATGGAACCTGACTGTCTTCAGTCTGGCTCTGCTCTGAGAGAGTGTTTAACATCACATGTTGGACTTCCATATGGAGTACATATTGTGATGACAGAATACTCTAGCCACGTGTATCTCACCTGTTCAG ACTCTGTCAGGCTGCTGAATGGTTCCAGTCTGTGTTCAGGCAGACTGCAGGTGAAGTCTAACCAGAAAtggtcctcagtgtgtgaagctgACTTTGACCTGCAGGATGCAGAGGTGGTCTGTAGGGAGCTTGCCTGTGGGCCTCCTTTGGTCCTCCAAGGGGGGCTCTATGGAGAAGTGGAGGCTCCAGTGTGGAgcaaagagttccagtgtggaGGCCATGAGTCTGCTCTCCTGGACTGTAGAAGCTCAGGCTCAGCTAGAAGCAGCTGCTCACCTGGCAAAGCTGTTGGACTCACCTGCTCAG AGCCTGTCAGATTGGTGCGAGGAGCCAGTCGCTGTTCAG GACAGAGAGACGACTCCTTATGGGGAGATCGTATGAGCATCAACCCTGACTGTGTTCATTCTGGACCTGCCCTGAAGGATTGTGCAACATTAGGTTACTCCAGTTACAACTTGGATCTCAAGTGTTCAG ACTCTGTCAGGCTGCTGAATGGTTCCAGTCTGTGTTCAGGCAGACTGCAGGTGAAGTCTAACCAGAAAtggtcctcagtgtgtgaagctgACTTTGACCTGCAGGATGCAGAGGTGGTCTGTAGGGAGCTTGCCTGTGGGCCTCCTTTGGTCCTCCAAGGGGGGCTCTATGGAGAAGTGGAGGCTCCAGTGTGGAgcaaagagttccagtgtggaGGCCATGAGTCTGCTCTCCTGGACTGTAGAAGCTCAGGCTCAGCTAGAAGCAGCTGCTCACCTGGCAAAGCTGTTGGACTCACCTGCTCAG AGTCTCATGTCAGGTTGGTGGGAGGAGCCAGTCAGTGCACAGGTACACTGGAGGTGAAACACCTGGAAGAATGGAGACCAGTGCATGGCTCTGATTGGACCCTGAAGGAAGCAGCTGCTGTTTGTGAACATCTGGACTGTGGCTCTGCTGTTTATgtaggagagagagaagagttCTCATACAGATCCGTGTGGGAGATCAAACCTGACTGTGTTAACTTTCGATCTGGTCAAATCGAGTGCGCAACATCAACTCTTTTATCCTCCATCCTGGATCTCACCTGCTCCG ACTCTGTCAGGCTGCTGAATGGTTCCAGTCTGTGTTCAGGCAGACTGCAGGTGAAGTCTAACCAGAAAtggtcctcagtgtgtgaagctgACTTTGACCTGCAGGATGCAGAGGTGGTCTGTAGGGAGCTTGCCTGTGGGCCTCCTTTGGTCCTCCAAGGGGGGCTCTATGGAGAAGTGGAGGCTCCAGTGTGGAgcaaagagttccagtgtggaGGCCATGAGTCTGCTCTCCTGGACTGTAGAAGCTCAGGCTCAGCTAGAAGCAGCTGCTCACCTGGCAAAGCTGTTGGACTCACCTGCTCAG CGCGTGTTGATGTCAGGTTGGAGGGAGGAGCCAGTCgctgtgcaggtacactggagGTGAAAGTGAGAGAATGGAGACCACTGGCTGACTATGACTATTTCGGAGAAGATGGATATCTTACCTGCAAACATCTGAACTGTGGCTCTCCTGCTTCTATAGTAATTAGACAAAAATTCTCATACAGTTCTGTGTGGAAGATTAAACGTCACTGTATTGAGTCTGGATCTACTCTGAGAGAGTGTGTGAAATCAAGAATATCAGGAAGATCAAGCCCAAGATCACGAAGGTCACAAATAATTCCAAGACCACATGTATTAGATTTTGTCTATATTCTGGATGTCACCTGCTCAG aaGTGCTGGTTCAGCCAAACATCTCTGTGTCTTCCTCCATGGATGTGGTGTCTGAAGCCCAGCAGCATTGGCTTCAGCTTTTTAGAGGCTCCAGCTTCAACATCAGCTGCTCCATTCAGCCACAGTACCCTGGAGGCTTCTTCCAGCTCACCTTCACTTCCTCCAACACATCATACAACTACACCCAGCCAGCTGTCAATCACTCTtcccacttcctgtttcctgctgCAGAGCCGGCCCACCAAGGacgttacagctgtctttatcaCGTACACGCTTTGTCACATAGCTTATACTCTGAAAGCCACCggctgtctgtgtctgtctcag ATCCTCCAGATCCCACAGGTTTCATCATCAGAGCGGTCGTCCTACCACTGATTCTGCTGCTGGAGAATCTTGTCCTGTATTTCTACTGTAAG GCCAGCAGGGGGATAAAGCTGGGCAGACGGGAGAACATTGAGCTGGTTGACCGTAACCTCGGTGGTGGTGCAGCTGAAGGAGGGCCAGCTGAAGAGGAAGGAGTTCAGGGAGCAGAAGAGGACCTCTGA